In Mucilaginibacter celer, one DNA window encodes the following:
- the recQ gene encoding DNA helicase RecQ has product MNPQQALQKYFGYSAFRHAQEAIIQNILKGNDVMALMPTGGGKSLCYQLPAVLLNGLTIVISPLIALMKDQVDSLNVNGIPAAFLNSSLNPEDTRILVNRLRDNQIKLLYLAPERLFSAENKENKLIPFLKTLKVSQIAIDEAHCISSWGHDFRPEYLMLAGLKEEFPGVPVIALTATADKLTQRDILEKLNLKNPAVFVSSFNRANITYRVTPKKNSFKQLVDFLNEHKDESGIIYCLSRKSTEALAEDLKEEGFAAEAYHAGLSNEVKARNQEAFLRDDIKIIVATIAFGMGINKSNVRYVVHVDLPKNIEGYYQETGRAGRDGLPSEALLLYSPADGMKLQGFAKVEGNEQQSRIMLNKLNDMMRFCQLRSCRRQYLMKYFDEDFPAQCGSCDVCLTEYKRFDGTLIAQKALSAVARLNERFGINYVIDFLRGSKSEKIREEHKQLKTYGIGADISKAEWHHHINELIAMDYLKIGGDEYPVLKLTDQSMAVLKGGQKIEFIEVEKVEEVHHEETLPYETPLFNRLREVRRGIAEGENVPAYVIVSDATLQEMATYLPLNLDELRMISGFGDIKLARYGRELLEPVKVYCAEKGLESKIKQKSPKRERKTRPARTVSSSRTNDTKAESFNLYRSGKTVAEIAHERGLATVTIEGHLSHYIQSGEIDVYEIVSKEKLPVIADAVEAYGAEKLSPLKEILGEDYSYGEIKAVISWMNREE; this is encoded by the coding sequence ATGAATCCACAACAAGCCCTGCAAAAGTATTTTGGCTACAGCGCCTTCAGGCACGCGCAGGAAGCTATTATTCAAAATATATTAAAGGGTAACGATGTAATGGCGCTGATGCCAACCGGCGGCGGTAAATCATTATGTTATCAGTTGCCCGCGGTGTTGCTTAACGGATTAACCATCGTAATATCGCCGCTGATAGCCCTGATGAAAGACCAGGTAGATAGCCTGAATGTAAACGGCATCCCGGCGGCTTTCCTCAACTCGTCATTAAATCCCGAAGATACCCGCATCCTGGTAAACCGCCTGCGCGATAACCAGATCAAATTGCTCTACCTTGCCCCTGAGCGTTTGTTCAGCGCCGAAAACAAGGAGAATAAACTGATCCCCTTTTTAAAAACGCTCAAAGTATCACAAATTGCTATTGATGAAGCGCACTGTATCTCCTCATGGGGGCATGATTTCAGGCCGGAGTACCTGATGCTGGCTGGCTTAAAAGAGGAGTTTCCGGGCGTGCCGGTTATAGCCCTTACTGCAACGGCCGATAAACTCACCCAGCGGGATATCCTCGAAAAACTAAACCTTAAAAACCCTGCCGTTTTTGTATCCTCGTTTAACCGCGCCAACATCACCTACCGGGTTACACCTAAAAAAAACAGTTTTAAACAGCTGGTTGATTTTTTGAATGAGCATAAGGATGAGTCGGGTATTATTTATTGCCTCTCCCGTAAATCTACCGAGGCCCTGGCCGAAGACCTGAAAGAAGAAGGCTTTGCTGCCGAAGCCTACCACGCCGGGCTAAGCAACGAGGTAAAAGCCCGCAACCAGGAAGCTTTTCTGCGCGATGATATTAAAATTATTGTAGCTACCATTGCCTTCGGTATGGGGATCAATAAATCGAACGTGCGCTATGTGGTTCATGTTGATCTGCCCAAAAACATCGAGGGTTACTACCAGGAAACAGGCCGGGCCGGGAGGGACGGACTACCATCCGAAGCGCTGTTACTTTATTCGCCGGCCGATGGGATGAAGCTGCAGGGCTTTGCCAAAGTTGAAGGTAACGAGCAGCAAAGCCGCATTATGCTCAATAAGCTTAATGATATGATGAGGTTTTGCCAGTTACGCTCCTGCCGCCGTCAATACCTCATGAAGTATTTTGATGAAGATTTTCCGGCGCAGTGTGGCTCGTGTGATGTTTGCCTCACCGAGTATAAACGTTTTGATGGTACGCTGATTGCCCAGAAAGCGCTCTCGGCGGTGGCGCGTTTAAATGAGCGTTTCGGCATCAATTATGTAATTGATTTTTTAAGAGGATCAAAAAGCGAAAAGATCCGCGAGGAGCATAAGCAGCTAAAAACCTACGGCATAGGTGCCGATATCAGCAAAGCCGAATGGCACCATCACATCAACGAACTTATTGCCATGGACTATTTAAAAATAGGCGGCGATGAGTATCCCGTTTTAAAGCTAACCGACCAAAGCATGGCGGTATTAAAAGGCGGGCAAAAAATAGAATTTATTGAGGTAGAAAAAGTAGAAGAGGTACACCACGAAGAAACCTTACCTTATGAAACCCCATTATTTAACCGCCTGCGAGAAGTAAGGCGGGGTATAGCCGAAGGTGAAAATGTGCCTGCCTACGTTATTGTATCCGATGCCACCCTGCAGGAAATGGCAACCTATCTGCCACTAAACCTGGATGAATTGCGGATGATCTCGGGTTTTGGTGATATTAAACTGGCCCGCTATGGCCGCGAGTTGCTGGAGCCTGTGAAAGTTTATTGCGCAGAAAAAGGTCTCGAATCAAAAATAAAACAGAAATCGCCTAAGCGGGAACGAAAAACCAGGCCTGCCCGTACAGTTTCTTCTTCGCGGACTAACGATACTAAAGCGGAATCTTTTAACCTATATCGCTCCGGTAAAACGGTTGCTGAAATAGCCCACGAGCGGGGGCTTGCCACCGTTACCATCGAGGGCCATCTCAGCCATTACATTCAAAGCGGCGAAATTGACGTTTACGAAATCGTTTCAAAAGAAAAGCTGCCGGTAATAGCCGATGCTGTTGAAGCTTATGGTGCCGAAAAGTTATCGCCGCTAAAAGAAATTTTGGGTGAGGATTATAGTTATGGCGAAATTAAAGCAGTAATAAGCTGGATGAACCGGGAGGAATAA
- a CDS encoding UDP-N-acetylmuramoyl-tripeptide--D-alanyl-D-alanine ligase codes for MTTTQQLYDIYLKHPAISTDTRKIAPGSLFFALKGDKFDANTFAQKAIEAGAAYAVIDNPEYQLGEQYLLVDDVLTTLQDLARHHRRQLNIPVVGLTGTNGKTTTKELINAVLLQHFKTQATQGNLNNHIGVPLTILTIDASHEVAVIEMGANHQKEIELLCSISQPSHGLITNVGKAHLEGFGGVEGVKKGKGELYDYFKKSESPEVGKSGSENVVFVNSDDNVLMEMASARHLKHVEYYGTDAIDNLISGELLENSPLLTLAWTNNKTGESYKVKTQLTGTYNLPNILVAICIGVYLGLSADEINAGIEGYQPKNNRSQIVQTVTNTLICDYYNANPSSMFVAIENVGKIAAKRKVLILGDMFEMGQEAAVEHAAVIRKAMETPVDERIFIGKDFLSQQAEAGGSGSAIFYETAEDAIAALKAIPITNSTILIKGSRGMALERLVELF; via the coding sequence ATGACCACCACCCAACAACTATACGATATCTATCTCAAACACCCGGCTATCAGCACCGATACCCGCAAAATAGCGCCCGGCAGCCTGTTCTTCGCTCTTAAAGGCGATAAATTTGATGCCAACACTTTTGCACAAAAAGCAATTGAAGCGGGTGCAGCGTACGCTGTGATCGACAACCCGGAATACCAATTGGGAGAACAATATCTGTTGGTTGATGATGTATTAACCACATTGCAGGATCTGGCCCGCCATCACCGCAGGCAGTTAAATATCCCGGTTGTTGGCCTTACGGGTACTAACGGTAAAACTACCACTAAGGAATTAATTAATGCTGTTTTATTGCAGCACTTTAAAACCCAGGCCACACAGGGTAACCTAAATAATCATATAGGTGTACCGCTTACAATTTTAACCATCGATGCCAGCCATGAGGTTGCTGTTATTGAGATGGGGGCCAATCATCAAAAAGAGATCGAATTGCTGTGCAGTATCTCTCAGCCTTCGCATGGTTTAATTACCAATGTGGGGAAAGCGCACCTGGAAGGCTTTGGTGGCGTTGAAGGAGTGAAGAAAGGGAAGGGAGAGCTGTATGATTACTTTAAAAAGTCCGAAAGTCCGGAAGTCGGGAAGTCCGGAAGTGAAAATGTGGTTTTCGTTAATAGCGACGACAATGTTTTGATGGAGATGGCCTCCGCCCGTCATTTAAAACATGTGGAGTATTATGGTACAGATGCCATTGATAACCTCATTAGCGGCGAACTTTTAGAAAACTCGCCTCTCCTCACTTTGGCATGGACCAACAACAAAACCGGCGAGAGCTATAAAGTTAAAACACAGCTAACCGGCACCTACAATCTGCCAAATATTTTGGTGGCGATATGCATCGGCGTATATTTAGGTTTGTCTGCCGATGAGATTAATGCCGGTATTGAAGGCTATCAACCTAAAAACAACCGTTCACAAATTGTGCAGACGGTTACCAACACCCTCATTTGCGATTATTATAATGCCAACCCCAGCAGCATGTTTGTAGCCATCGAAAATGTGGGCAAAATTGCGGCTAAACGTAAGGTGCTTATTTTGGGCGATATGTTTGAAATGGGACAGGAAGCCGCCGTTGAGCACGCAGCCGTTATCCGGAAAGCAATGGAGACACCTGTTGATGAGCGGATTTTTATTGGTAAGGATTTTTTAAGCCAGCAAGCTGAAGCAGGAGGCTCCGGGTCTGCCATATTTTATGAGACCGCAGAGGATGCTATCGCTGCCTTGAAAGCTATTCCCATTACCAATTCAACTATCCTGATTAAAGGATCCAGAGGGATGGCATTAGAGCGGTTGGTGGAGTTGTTTTAA
- a CDS encoding SDR family NAD(P)-dependent oxidoreductase, translating to MTIQTAIITGASEGLGKSFAIELAHRGINLMLVSLPASGLPELASFIRKNFEVKVNYIEIDLTEAESYPAIFEYLSLHQITAHVLINNAGLGNWSWFEDMNIGFYKKQIELNVITPVLLTRLFLAQTDVATTSYILNVGSLGGLFVVPKKQVYGATKSFIRYFTKCLQLELMESNVKISLLSPGGINTKPELLVMNNKLKGISKATIMEPGHVARIAVDGLLKGKKEIIPGWINRMLVLLNSLLPAGVKDIIIRQRLASVIKS from the coding sequence ATGACAATTCAAACCGCCATTATAACCGGAGCCAGCGAGGGGCTGGGTAAATCGTTCGCCATCGAACTGGCCCATCGTGGTATTAACCTGATGCTTGTTTCGCTGCCCGCGTCGGGCCTGCCGGAGCTTGCATCATTTATACGCAAAAATTTTGAGGTTAAGGTAAATTATATTGAAATTGATTTGACTGAAGCGGAAAGTTATCCTGCTATATTTGAATATCTTAGCCTGCATCAAATTACGGCTCACGTATTGATAAACAATGCGGGCTTGGGTAACTGGTCGTGGTTTGAGGATATGAACATCGGGTTTTACAAAAAGCAGATTGAGCTGAACGTGATTACGCCGGTACTGCTAACGCGTTTGTTTTTGGCGCAGACTGATGTTGCTACCACTTCGTATATATTGAATGTAGGTAGTTTGGGCGGATTGTTTGTGGTGCCTAAAAAGCAGGTTTACGGTGCCACCAAATCGTTCATCAGGTATTTTACCAAATGTTTGCAGCTGGAGTTGATGGAATCGAATGTGAAAATAAGTTTGCTGAGCCCCGGAGGCATCAATACCAAACCTGAGTTGCTGGTGATGAATAATAAGCTGAAAGGCATCTCTAAAGCAACCATTATGGAGCCCGGCCACGTAGCAAGGATAGCGGTTGATGGTTTGCTGAAAGGTAAAAAAGAGATTATACCGGGTTGGATTAACCGGATGTTGGTTTTATTAAACAGTTTACTGCCGGCCGGTGTTAAGGATATCATTATCAGGCAGCGCCTGGCCTCTGTTATAAAAAGCTGA
- a CDS encoding NAD-dependent epimerase/dehydratase family protein has translation MKVLVTGATGFIGRQLTLALAEQGYDVKALCRNTDHPYLVKHPNIEPVTGNILYRQSLGRAMQGCCQVYHTAAMAKMWCRNPDDYHETNVVGTRNVLEIAANAGVQKIVYTSTCGVWGPTIKHPMSEDDPRIAGFPIAYERTKYLAELETQNFAKQGMHIVTVNPSRVYGEGPVTESNTVGKMVSAYLRGKWRFIPGSGEQVANYAFLSDVVNGHVAAMHKGIGGERYILGGEDISFNDFFNTVNQVSGKQQRLFHLPLKAIEVYSHIEKIKTQLTGLQPFFLPEFAERLKYDQKYSSQKAISQLGYCITPFTEGIDRTIKYLKQA, from the coding sequence ATGAAAGTATTAGTAACCGGTGCTACAGGTTTTATAGGCAGGCAGCTTACCTTAGCTTTAGCAGAGCAAGGTTATGATGTTAAGGCGCTATGCCGCAATACCGATCATCCCTATTTAGTAAAACACCCAAACATTGAGCCGGTTACCGGTAATATCCTGTACAGGCAAAGCCTGGGCAGGGCCATGCAAGGCTGCTGCCAGGTTTACCATACAGCCGCGATGGCCAAAATGTGGTGCCGCAACCCTGATGATTACCACGAAACCAATGTGGTGGGCACCCGCAATGTGCTTGAAATTGCTGCTAATGCCGGCGTGCAAAAAATAGTTTACACCTCAACCTGCGGGGTATGGGGACCAACCATTAAACATCCCATGAGCGAGGACGATCCGCGCATAGCGGGCTTCCCGATAGCATATGAACGTACCAAGTACCTGGCCGAACTGGAAACACAAAATTTTGCCAAACAGGGTATGCACATCGTTACCGTAAACCCATCGCGTGTGTATGGTGAGGGGCCGGTTACCGAAAGCAATACTGTTGGCAAAATGGTTTCGGCCTACCTGCGGGGCAAATGGCGCTTTATACCCGGCAGCGGGGAGCAGGTAGCCAACTATGCTTTTTTAAGCGATGTGGTTAACGGACATGTGGCAGCAATGCATAAAGGCATCGGCGGCGAGCGTTATATATTAGGCGGAGAAGATATCAGTTTTAACGATTTTTTTAACACTGTAAACCAGGTATCGGGTAAGCAGCAAAGGCTTTTTCACCTTCCGTTAAAGGCTATTGAGGTTTACAGCCATATCGAAAAAATAAAAACCCAGCTTACCGGGCTGCAGCCTTTCTTTTTGCCGGAGTTTGCTGAGCGGTTAAAATATGATCAAAAGTATAGCAGCCAGAAAGCTATCAGCCAGTTAGGTTATTGTATTACGCCTTTTACCGAGGGGATAGACAGAACCATTAAATACCTTAAACAAGCGTAA
- a CDS encoding TM2 domain-containing protein, whose translation MNTYQDPYNNFAGFSPEELGFLQYATPDLTDNQKKYFYMVYSNKRKNSQDVLLFTLLGFVCVAGVQRFVLGQTGMGILYLLTGGFCGIGTIVDLINNKSITLEYNKNMAYESYQMAKMSS comes from the coding sequence ATGAACACGTACCAGGACCCCTACAATAATTTTGCAGGTTTTTCGCCCGAAGAATTAGGCTTTTTACAATACGCCACACCCGATTTGACGGACAACCAGAAAAAATATTTTTATATGGTGTACAGCAACAAGCGCAAAAACTCGCAGGATGTATTGTTATTTACCCTGCTGGGCTTTGTTTGTGTTGCAGGTGTACAGCGCTTTGTTTTGGGGCAAACAGGCATGGGGATACTGTATTTACTAACCGGAGGCTTTTGTGGTATTGGCACTATTGTAGATCTGATCAACAATAAATCCATCACCCTGGAGTATAATAAAAATATGGCTTACGAAAGCTACCAGATGGCGAAGATGAGCAGTTAA
- a CDS encoding Nif3-like dinuclear metal center hexameric protein, protein MKLSALTNFLESLAPLSYQEDYDNSGLIVGNPDQEVNQALISLDCTEAVVDEAIATNCQVIISHHPIVFKGLKKFNGKTYVERVVEKAIRKGIAIYAIHTNLDSVMTGVNARICETLGLKNCRILAPKHNLLKKLVTYVPQSHADAVRDALFVAGAGNIGNYSETSFNAEGTGTFKGNDAANPYVGEAGKRHRESEVRIETVYPANLESKILVALILAHPYEEVAYDLYNLSNQHQQVGSGMVGELDMPFNEESFLFQVKDKMRTHVIRHTKLLGKPIKKVAVCGGSGGFLLKHAIAAGADIFITADYKYHEFFDAEGKIVIADIGHFESEQFTQQLLYEIIRKKFPIFAVRLTEVNTNPVKYFI, encoded by the coding sequence ATGAAATTATCTGCTTTAACTAATTTCCTCGAAAGCCTTGCCCCGCTCAGCTACCAGGAAGATTACGATAACTCGGGCCTTATAGTAGGCAATCCCGATCAGGAGGTAAACCAGGCCCTCATCTCGCTGGATTGTACCGAAGCCGTGGTTGATGAAGCCATTGCCACCAATTGCCAGGTGATCATATCACACCATCCTATAGTTTTTAAAGGCCTAAAAAAATTTAACGGCAAAACCTATGTAGAGCGCGTGGTTGAAAAAGCCATCCGCAAGGGCATTGCCATATATGCCATCCACACCAATTTGGATAGCGTGATGACCGGTGTTAACGCCCGTATTTGCGAAACTTTAGGTTTAAAAAACTGCCGTATACTCGCTCCAAAACATAACCTGCTTAAAAAACTGGTTACCTACGTACCCCAAAGCCATGCCGATGCAGTTCGCGACGCCCTGTTTGTCGCCGGAGCCGGCAATATTGGCAATTACAGCGAAACCAGTTTTAATGCCGAAGGCACAGGCACCTTTAAAGGTAACGACGCTGCCAATCCTTATGTGGGCGAAGCAGGCAAACGCCATAGGGAGAGTGAAGTACGCATTGAAACGGTGTACCCGGCCAACCTGGAAAGCAAAATATTGGTAGCCCTGATCCTGGCGCATCCGTACGAAGAGGTAGCTTATGATCTTTACAACCTCAGCAACCAACACCAACAGGTAGGCTCAGGTATGGTAGGCGAACTGGATATGCCGTTTAATGAAGAAAGTTTCCTTTTCCAGGTGAAGGATAAAATGCGTACCCATGTAATACGGCATACTAAATTATTAGGCAAGCCGATAAAAAAAGTAGCAGTTTGCGGTGGCTCGGGAGGCTTTTTGCTGAAGCATGCCATAGCCGCCGGGGCCGACATTTTTATTACGGCCGATTACAAGTACCACGAGTTTTTTGATGCCGAAGGAAAGATAGTGATAGCCGATATCGGACACTTTGAAAGTGAACAATTTACGCAGCAATTATTGTATGAAATAATTAGGAAAAAATTTCCTATCTTTGCCGTCCGTTTAACAGAAGTAAATACAAACCCCGTCAAATATTTTATTTAA
- a CDS encoding zinc ribbon domain-containing protein, with amino-acid sequence MEQTVEQKLKALYELQTIHTKIDRIRQVRGELPMEVADLEDDVAGLETRIQKIKGELDDVEDDIVTRKNLIKEAQANIKKYEAQLNEVKNNREYDAISKEIEIQGLDIQVSEKKIREYGFEITNKTQVYEKALADLEARQADLDAKKEELGTITAETEKEETELNAQAAKAKENIEERLLTAYTRLRQNAKNGLAVVTIQRDSCSGCFNQIPPQRQSDIRQRKKIIVCEHCGRILVDELMALEVEEAQ; translated from the coding sequence ATGGAACAAACCGTAGAACAAAAGCTTAAAGCTTTATACGAGCTACAAACTATCCACACCAAAATTGACAGGATCCGCCAGGTAAGAGGCGAATTGCCAATGGAAGTTGCCGACCTTGAGGATGACGTTGCAGGGCTTGAAACCCGCATCCAAAAAATTAAAGGTGAGCTTGACGATGTGGAGGATGATATTGTTACCCGTAAAAACCTGATCAAAGAAGCTCAGGCAAACATCAAAAAATACGAAGCCCAACTTAACGAAGTTAAAAACAACCGCGAGTACGATGCCATCTCGAAAGAGATCGAAATCCAGGGCTTAGATATACAGGTGAGCGAAAAGAAGATCCGCGAGTACGGCTTCGAGATTACCAACAAAACCCAGGTTTACGAAAAAGCCCTTGCCGACCTTGAAGCTCGCCAGGCCGACCTGGATGCCAAAAAAGAAGAGTTAGGTACCATCACAGCTGAAACTGAAAAAGAAGAGACCGAACTTAACGCACAGGCAGCAAAAGCTAAAGAAAACATTGAAGAGCGTTTATTAACCGCCTACACCCGTTTACGTCAAAACGCTAAAAACGGCCTGGCAGTTGTAACCATTCAGCGTGATTCATGCTCTGGTTGCTTTAACCAGATCCCGCCTCAGCGCCAGTCAGACATCCGTCAGCGCAAAAAGATCATCGTTTGCGAACACTGCGGACGCATTCTGGTTGACGAGTTGATGGCTTTGGAAGTTGAAGAAGCTCAATAA
- a CDS encoding DUF2809 domain-containing protein — MPKNRVTYFALAIATIILGLLSRHFKIIPLFIGDVLYATMVYFMMRFIFISRAVKFSVVAALLFCFAIEFSQLYQASWINDLRHTVLGRLVLGQGFLWSDLLCYVLGVGLGVGVDQYKQLKLHTQ, encoded by the coding sequence ATGCCTAAAAACCGTGTCACCTATTTTGCTTTAGCCATTGCCACTATTATCCTCGGCCTGCTGTCCCGGCATTTTAAGATTATTCCTTTATTTATTGGCGATGTTTTATACGCCACAATGGTTTACTTTATGATGCGGTTTATATTTATCAGCAGGGCTGTTAAATTTAGTGTTGTGGCTGCGTTGCTATTTTGCTTCGCGATAGAATTTAGCCAGCTATACCAGGCATCATGGATAAATGATTTGCGGCATACTGTTTTGGGTAGGCTGGTTTTGGGACAAGGGTTTTTATGGAGCGATTTGTTGTGCTATGTTTTGGGGGTGGGGTTAGGTGTTGGGGTTGATCAATACAAACAACTTAAACTTCATACACAATAA
- a CDS encoding type II toxin-antitoxin system VapC family toxin — protein sequence MSGKEILADTNIILYLLNGDNAVEKILQGKRIYVSFITELELLGFKGLSEKEEKKIKNLLDDCTVISMSNSLKDKYVDVKKKHALKLPDAIIAATAILYNLPFITSDKQFRTIDKLKLIVYEV from the coding sequence ATGAGTGGGAAAGAGATTTTAGCTGATACCAATATCATTCTATATTTACTTAACGGCGATAACGCCGTTGAGAAGATCTTACAAGGTAAACGAATCTACGTATCTTTTATAACAGAGCTTGAACTACTTGGATTTAAAGGACTTTCGGAAAAAGAAGAAAAGAAGATCAAAAATTTATTGGACGATTGTACAGTAATTTCAATGAGTAATTCTTTAAAAGATAAATATGTTGACGTAAAAAAGAAACATGCTTTAAAGCTTCCTGATGCAATTATTGCGGCAACAGCTATTCTTTATAATCTTCCCTTTATTACTTCTGATAAGCAGTTCAGAACAATAGACAAGTTGAAGCTTATTGTGTATGAAGTTTAA
- a CDS encoding PA0069 family radical SAM protein: MSHEENPEFFKGRGAQVNTHNKFLKNSYVLDHIEGLDEPLLENSNTQLFEETPKKIVSESNSPDLSHMYSINPYQGCEHGCIYCYARNSHEYYGFSAGLDFERKIIIKPNAPELLERYFNKKNYKPVCIMLSGNTDCYQPVERKLGITQRLLEMFWKYKNPVSIITKNNVILRDIDILSDMAKLNLVHVNVSITSLNEQLRQKLEPRTVTATGRLSVIQKLSEKGIPVRVMAAPIIPGLNSNEVPNIIRAAADRGALAAGFTMVRLNGSIAEIFSDWIYKAFPDRAEKVLNMIRSTHDGQLNDSDYGRRMSGDGKIAESIHQMFKMACKRFMGDRQMPEYDYSLFVPRKGKQTSLF; the protein is encoded by the coding sequence ATGTCACACGAGGAAAATCCCGAATTTTTTAAGGGGCGCGGCGCACAGGTAAACACGCACAATAAGTTCCTGAAAAACAGCTATGTGCTCGATCATATCGAGGGCCTTGACGAACCTTTGCTCGAAAACAGCAATACCCAGCTTTTTGAAGAAACGCCAAAAAAAATAGTAAGCGAATCAAACAGTCCTGATCTGAGCCACATGTACTCCATTAATCCCTACCAGGGATGTGAGCATGGTTGCATTTACTGCTACGCCCGTAACAGTCACGAATATTATGGTTTTAGCGCCGGTTTGGATTTTGAACGGAAGATTATCATCAAACCCAACGCTCCGGAACTGCTGGAGCGATATTTTAATAAAAAGAACTACAAGCCGGTTTGCATCATGCTCTCCGGCAATACGGATTGCTACCAACCCGTGGAGCGCAAATTAGGCATAACCCAAAGGCTGCTCGAGATGTTCTGGAAATACAAAAACCCGGTAAGCATCATCACCAAAAACAATGTGATATTAAGAGACATCGACATCCTGAGCGATATGGCCAAACTTAACCTGGTGCATGTTAATGTATCCATCACCTCATTAAACGAGCAATTGCGCCAAAAGCTGGAGCCTCGCACTGTTACAGCCACGGGCAGACTATCGGTGATCCAAAAACTTTCTGAAAAAGGCATCCCGGTAAGGGTAATGGCAGCGCCCATTATTCCGGGATTAAACAGTAATGAGGTGCCCAACATTATCCGCGCAGCCGCGGATAGGGGAGCATTAGCCGCAGGTTTCACCATGGTGCGTCTGAACGGCAGCATAGCCGAAATTTTTAGCGACTGGATTTACAAAGCTTTTCCCGACCGGGCCGAAAAGGTACTGAATATGATCCGCTCCACTCACGATGGCCAGCTGAACGACAGCGATTACGGCCGCCGTATGAGCGGCGACGGTAAAATAGCCGAATCCATCCATCAAATGTTTAAAATGGCCTGTAAACGCTTTATGGGCGACAGGCAGATGCCTGAGTATGATTATAGTTTGTTTGTACCGAGGAAAGGGAAGCAGACGAGTTTGTTTTGA
- a CDS encoding response regulator transcription factor: MAALVSNFKRYNILFEAANGQELVNTINRGIIPEIVLLDISMPVMDGIETTQWLRSKYPQVCIIILSMFEDAEKVLLMVKMGVKGYLLKDSEPYEVEEALLKVSQGELYYPEFVTRHLITNFNNKLENIKLNPREIEFLRFTGTELTYKEIAEAMNISVRTVDSYRDQLFEKLQIKSRVGLVLYSIKNKLIEL, translated from the coding sequence ATGGCTGCCCTTGTTAGCAATTTTAAACGTTACAATATCCTGTTTGAAGCCGCCAACGGCCAGGAACTGGTAAACACCATTAACCGCGGCATCATTCCCGAAATAGTTTTGCTCGATATCAGCATGCCGGTGATGGATGGTATAGAAACTACGCAATGGCTGCGTAGCAAATACCCCCAGGTTTGCATCATTATCCTATCCATGTTTGAGGATGCCGAAAAGGTGCTGCTGATGGTAAAGATGGGGGTTAAAGGTTATCTTTTAAAAGACTCCGAACCATATGAAGTGGAAGAGGCGCTGCTGAAAGTATCACAGGGCGAGCTTTACTACCCCGAATTTGTAACCCGCCACCTGATCACCAATTTCAACAACAAACTCGAAAATATTAAGCTTAACCCCCGCGAGATTGAATTTTTACGCTTTACCGGCACCGAGCTTACCTACAAGGAAATTGCCGAGGCCATGAACATCAGCGTGCGCACAGTTGATAGCTACCGCGACCAGCTTTTTGAAAAACTACAGATTAAAAGCCGCGTAGGCCTGGTTTTATACAGCATAAAAAATAAACTGATTGAATTGTAA